One stretch of Pseudomonas fragi DNA includes these proteins:
- a CDS encoding ABC transporter substrate-binding protein, which translates to MNSFNRLAVVISLATLFPLGAYAAAPADSKGTVEVVHWWTSGGEAKAVDVLKKLIEKDGYTWQDSAVAGGGGAAAMTVLKTRAVSGNPPSAAQIKGPDLQEWGALGLLTNLDEVSKANNWDAMLSKTVSDTMKYNGHYVAVPVNIHRVNWLWINPEVFKKAGIDKAPATLDELFAAGDKLKAAGFIPLAHGGQPWQDSTVFEDLVLSVMGPEGYKKAFVDLDEKTLTGPQMAEVFSNLKKLQGYMDPDGTGQDWNLEAAKVINGKAGMQIMGDWAKSEWAAAGKKAGTDFECVPFPGTQGSFTYNIDSLAMFKLSAKNNTPGNIAAQNDVAKVALEPEFQYVFNQNKGSIPVRSDLDMSKFDSCAQASAKDFAEAGKTHGQLPSMAHNMATSLAVQGAIFDTVSNFMSDKNADPATAGKKLYSAIKSAQ; encoded by the coding sequence ATGAATTCATTCAATCGCCTCGCCGTTGTCATTTCGCTTGCCACACTGTTCCCCCTGGGTGCTTATGCTGCCGCCCCTGCCGACTCCAAAGGCACGGTTGAAGTGGTGCATTGGTGGACATCCGGTGGTGAAGCCAAAGCGGTTGATGTACTGAAAAAACTGATCGAAAAAGACGGTTACACCTGGCAGGACAGCGCTGTAGCCGGCGGTGGCGGTGCTGCGGCCATGACCGTGCTCAAGACCCGCGCCGTATCGGGCAACCCGCCGTCAGCGGCACAGATCAAGGGCCCCGACTTGCAGGAGTGGGGCGCACTGGGTTTGTTGACCAACCTCGATGAGGTGTCCAAGGCCAATAACTGGGACGCGATGCTGTCCAAGACCGTATCCGACACCATGAAATATAACGGCCACTATGTGGCGGTGCCGGTGAACATCCACCGGGTGAACTGGTTGTGGATCAACCCTGAAGTGTTCAAAAAGGCCGGTATCGACAAGGCTCCTGCCACCCTTGACGAACTTTTTGCTGCGGGCGACAAGCTCAAGGCCGCCGGCTTTATCCCCCTGGCCCACGGTGGCCAGCCCTGGCAGGACAGCACGGTGTTTGAAGACCTGGTGCTGAGCGTCATGGGCCCTGAAGGCTACAAAAAAGCCTTCGTCGACCTTGATGAAAAAACCCTTACCGGCCCGCAGATGGCTGAAGTGTTCAGTAACCTGAAAAAGCTTCAGGGCTATATGGACCCTGATGGCACTGGCCAGGACTGGAACCTGGAAGCGGCCAAGGTGATCAACGGCAAGGCCGGTATGCAGATCATGGGCGACTGGGCGAAAAGCGAATGGGCGGCGGCGGGCAAAAAGGCCGGCACTGATTTCGAGTGCGTGCCGTTCCCGGGCACCCAGGGCAGCTTCACCTACAACATCGATTCGCTGGCAATGTTCAAGCTCTCGGCGAAAAACAACACGCCGGGCAATATCGCCGCGCAGAACGACGTGGCCAAAGTCGCGCTTGAGCCTGAATTCCAGTACGTGTTCAACCAGAACAAGGGCTCGATCCCGGTTCGCAGTGACCTGGACATGAGCAAGTTCGACAGCTGTGCCCAGGCCTCCGCCAAAGACTTCGCCGAAGCCGGCAAAACCCACGGCCAGTTGCCGAGCATGGCGCATAACATGGCCACCTCGCTGGCAGTGCAGGGCGCGATTTTCGACACGGTGAGCAACTTTATGAGCGACAAGAATGCTGATCCGGCCACGGCCGGGAAAAAGCTCTACTCGGCCATCAAGTCGGCACAGTAA
- a CDS encoding AP2 domain-containing protein gives MPKHQAAPRNHCFICLLKHHDGCPYAWKLDIQRSGKVHIHLFNFADYGGEAAALEAAESLRNQLVLKMPQVFSYESRQRLMPHNTSGHPGVYRVQSNHIDYWRATTRIHGYNLSKSFRVDRYGEEQAKQLALQERERQLSLCNEPYDVAMKKLQQHFSQTSRRVRENRINAAMNTPRPAKPAIEKCSSPHQEPLLPISPEQASLSINRHFAASAK, from the coding sequence ATGCCAAAACATCAGGCTGCGCCCCGCAACCACTGCTTTATTTGCCTGCTCAAACACCACGACGGTTGCCCCTACGCCTGGAAACTGGATATTCAGCGCTCAGGCAAAGTGCATATCCACCTGTTCAACTTCGCCGACTACGGCGGCGAGGCCGCAGCCCTGGAAGCGGCCGAAAGCCTGCGTAACCAACTGGTGCTGAAAATGCCCCAGGTGTTCAGCTACGAAAGCCGCCAGCGCCTGATGCCCCACAACACCAGCGGCCACCCGGGGGTCTACCGGGTGCAGTCCAACCATATTGACTACTGGCGCGCGACCACCCGGATTCACGGCTACAACCTGAGCAAGAGCTTTCGTGTAGATCGTTATGGCGAGGAGCAGGCCAAACAGCTGGCGCTGCAAGAGCGTGAGCGACAACTGAGCCTGTGCAACGAGCCCTATGACGTGGCGATGAAAAAGCTGCAACAGCACTTCAGCCAGACCAGCAGGCGCGTGCGCGAAAACCGGATCAATGCCGCCATGAACACACCCCGCCCGGCCAAACCGGCGATTGAAAAGTGCTCAAGCCCCCATCAGGAGCCCCTGCTGCCCATCAGCCCCGAGCAGGCCAGCCTGTCGATCAATCGCCATTTCGCGGCAAGTGCAAAGTAA
- a CDS encoding ATP-binding protein, which translates to MSFKPLRQWHMPRSLLGRMLLLTLLAILLAQTLSSAIWLSQLRTTQLEGLVNSARSMAHSMNATVTYLRSLPLAYRPLVLDQLRSMGGTRFVVSLNDKPLDMQVLPITQRKQAVLDAVDQVLREAVGPNVDMSVRFVSPQDLRIFNAGLKLDELPRSWAHFALTLEPVNPPVLVTQIQMVPGEWLYIASLLPQPYTSLEEEGLPALQVWFIVLSSVFLLLFIGLLVHWQSRPLKRLARAARDMSLGEDEVKPVEVGGGSEVVEVGRALNTMRARISRYLTERSQLFSAISHDLRTPITRLRLRVELLEDEQLQYKFGRDLDELEMLVKGALQCVKDTDIHENIEPVDLNHLLDCLIEPYLRPQGNGRVTLQGRALRPYPGKPLALRRCMGNLIDNALKYGKNAHLRIDDNEQAFVLTVDDEGPGVPEQRLEQVFEPHFRLAGQQQGYGLGLGIARSIAHSHGGEVSLQNLRAGGLRVTLHLPRNGD; encoded by the coding sequence ATGAGCTTTAAACCCCTGCGCCAATGGCATATGCCACGCTCACTGCTGGGGCGCATGTTATTGCTCACCTTGCTGGCCATTTTGCTGGCGCAAACCCTGTCGAGTGCCATCTGGCTGTCGCAGTTGCGCACCACCCAGCTCGAAGGCCTGGTCAACAGTGCGCGTAGCATGGCGCACTCGATGAACGCCACCGTGACCTATTTGCGTTCCTTGCCGCTGGCCTATCGCCCGCTGGTGTTGGACCAGCTGCGCAGCATGGGCGGTACGCGGTTTGTTGTCAGCCTCAATGACAAGCCGCTGGACATGCAGGTGTTGCCGATCACCCAGCGCAAGCAAGCGGTGCTGGATGCGGTGGATCAGGTGTTGCGCGAGGCCGTGGGGCCCAATGTCGATATGTCGGTAAGATTTGTCAGCCCCCAGGACCTGCGGATTTTCAATGCCGGCCTCAAGCTCGACGAGCTGCCCCGTTCCTGGGCGCACTTTGCCTTGACCCTGGAGCCGGTCAACCCGCCGGTACTGGTGACGCAAATCCAGATGGTGCCCGGAGAGTGGTTGTATATCGCCTCCCTGCTGCCCCAGCCCTATACCAGCCTTGAAGAAGAAGGGCTGCCCGCGCTGCAGGTGTGGTTTATTGTGCTCAGCAGTGTTTTTTTACTGCTGTTCATCGGCCTGCTGGTGCACTGGCAAAGCCGCCCGCTCAAGCGTCTGGCCCGGGCTGCCCGGGATATGTCGCTGGGCGAGGACGAGGTCAAGCCGGTCGAGGTGGGCGGGGGCAGCGAAGTGGTTGAGGTGGGGCGTGCCCTTAACACCATGCGTGCCCGCATCAGCCGCTACCTGACGGAGCGCAGCCAGTTGTTCAGCGCCATTTCCCATGACCTGCGCACGCCCATCACCCGCCTGCGCCTGCGCGTCGAGCTGCTGGAAGACGAGCAACTGCAATACAAGTTCGGCCGTGATCTGGATGAGCTGGAAATGCTGGTCAAGGGCGCGCTGCAATGCGTGAAAGACACCGATATTCACGAAAATATCGAGCCTGTGGACTTGAATCACCTGCTCGATTGTTTGATCGAACCTTATTTGCGCCCCCAGGGGAATGGTCGCGTGACGCTACAAGGGCGAGCCTTGCGCCCTTATCCCGGCAAACCTCTGGCGCTGCGGCGCTGCATGGGCAACCTGATCGACAACGCGCTCAAGTACGGCAAAAACGCCCACTTGCGGATCGATGACAATGAGCAGGCGTTTGTGCTCACCGTTGACGATGAGGGGCCAGGGGTGCCCGAGCAACGTCTGGAGCAGGTCTTTGAACCGCACTTTCGCCTGGCCGGACAACAACAGGGTTACGGCCTGGGGCTGGGGATTGCCCGCAGCATTGCCCATAGCCACGGCGGCGAAGTCAGTTTGCAAAACCTGCGCGCCGGCGGGTTGCGGGTTACTTTGCACTTGCCGCGAAATGGCGATTGA
- a CDS encoding response regulator, translated as MSTPGKSILLVDDDQEIRELLDIYLTRAGFQVRTVGDGGGFREALDSAASDLLILDVMLPDEDGFSLCRWVRQHPRFAQVPIIMLTASSDEADRIIGLELGADDYLGKPFSPRELLARIKALLRRAQFAAPASGNEVLAFEEWRLNTVTHRLFHTDGEEVILSGADFALLKLFLDNPQQILDRDTIGNATRGRELMPLDRIVDMAVSRLRQRLRDTDKPPRLIRTIRGSGYQLAAQVSTANEL; from the coding sequence GTGAGCACACCCGGCAAATCCATTTTGCTGGTCGATGATGACCAGGAAATTCGAGAGCTTCTTGATATCTATCTCACCCGCGCCGGTTTTCAGGTGCGCACTGTGGGCGATGGTGGCGGTTTTCGCGAAGCACTGGACAGCGCGGCGAGCGATCTGCTGATCCTCGATGTCATGTTGCCCGATGAAGACGGTTTCAGCCTGTGCCGCTGGGTGCGCCAGCATCCGCGCTTTGCCCAGGTCCCGATTATCATGCTGACCGCCAGTTCCGACGAAGCCGACCGCATCATCGGCCTGGAGCTGGGCGCCGACGATTACCTGGGCAAGCCCTTCAGCCCGCGTGAATTGCTGGCGCGGATCAAGGCGTTATTGCGCAGGGCGCAATTTGCCGCTCCGGCCTCGGGCAACGAAGTGCTGGCTTTTGAAGAGTGGCGGCTCAATACCGTCACCCACCGGCTGTTCCACACCGATGGCGAAGAGGTGATCCTGTCGGGGGCCGATTTCGCCCTGCTCAAGCTGTTTCTGGACAACCCCCAGCAGATTCTCGATCGCGATACCATCGGCAATGCCACCCGTGGGCGTGAGCTGATGCCCCTCGATCGCATCGTCGACATGGCGGTCAGCCGCTTGCGCCAGCGCCTGCGCGACACCGACAAGCCTCCTCGGCTGATCCGCACCATTCGCGGCAGCGGTTATCAGCTGGCGGCCCAGGTCTCGACCGCCAATGAGCTTTAA
- a CDS encoding glucokinase, which yields MKLALVGDIGGTNARFALWENDQLHSVSVLPTADFACPEDAIKLYLDTLQLAPGSVGSVCLSVAGPVSGDEFRFTNNHWRLSRSGFCQALHIDNLLLINDFSAMALGMTRLQPEDVRQVCPGIVDPTRPAVVIGPGTGLGVGTLLNLGEGQFMALPGEGGHVDLPMSNPREVQLWQHIYNEIGHVSAESILSGSGLPRVYRAICAVDGHTPVLDSDRAITAAALAGDPVALQVLEHFSCWLGRVAGNNVLTIGGRGGVYIVGGVIPRFADIFLASGFARSFADKGCMSDYLKGIPVWLVTAPYPGLIGAGVALQQAFG from the coding sequence ATGAAGCTCGCTCTGGTCGGTGATATTGGCGGTACCAACGCACGTTTTGCGTTGTGGGAAAACGACCAGCTGCATTCGGTCAGTGTGTTGCCCACGGCAGACTTCGCCTGCCCGGAAGATGCCATCAAGCTGTACCTGGACACGCTGCAACTGGCCCCGGGCTCTGTAGGCTCGGTGTGCCTGTCGGTTGCCGGCCCGGTGAGTGGCGATGAGTTCCGCTTTACCAACAACCATTGGCGCTTGAGCCGTTCGGGCTTTTGCCAGGCGCTGCACATCGACAATCTGCTGCTGATCAACGACTTTAGTGCGATGGCCCTGGGCATGACCCGCCTGCAGCCCGAAGACGTACGCCAGGTTTGCCCGGGCATTGTCGACCCGACGCGTCCGGCGGTCGTGATCGGGCCGGGCACCGGGCTGGGGGTGGGCACCTTGCTCAACCTCGGCGAGGGCCAGTTTATGGCCTTGCCGGGGGAGGGCGGGCACGTTGACCTGCCCATGAGCAACCCGCGTGAAGTGCAGTTGTGGCAGCACATCTACAATGAGATCGGCCATGTCAGTGCCGAGAGCATTTTGAGCGGCAGCGGCCTGCCGCGGGTCTATCGGGCGATTTGTGCGGTGGATGGCCATACGCCGGTACTGGACAGTGACCGCGCCATTACCGCTGCTGCTTTGGCGGGTGATCCTGTGGCGCTGCAGGTTCTGGAGCATTTCAGTTGCTGGCTGGGGCGTGTGGCGGGCAACAATGTGCTGACCATTGGCGGGCGTGGCGGGGTGTATATCGTCGGTGGTGTGATTCCACGGTTTGCCGATATCTTCCTGGCCAGTGGTTTTGCCCGCAGTTTTGCCGACAAGGGCTGCATGAGTGACTACCTCAAGGGTATTCCGGTGTGGCTGGTGACGGCACCTTACCCTGGCCTGATCGGCGCAGGGGTGGCGTTGCAGCAGGCGTTTGGCTGA
- the edd gene encoding phosphogluconate dehydratase produces the protein MHPRVLEVTERLIARSRATREAYLALIRGAAGDGPQRGKLQCANFAHGVAGCGTEDKNSLRMMNAANVAIVSSYNDMLSAHQPYEHFPEQIKKALREIGSVGQFAGGTPAMCDGVTQGEPGMELSLLSREVIALSTAVALSHNMFDAALMLGICDKIVPGLLMGALRFGHLPTIFVPGGPMPSGISNKEKADVRQRYAEGKASREELLESEMKSYHSPGTCTFYGTANTNQLLMEVMGLHLPGASFVNPYTPLRDALTREAAHQVTRLTKQNGDFMPLGEIVDERSLVNSIVALHATGGSTNHTLHMPAIAMSAGIQLTWQDMADLSEVVPTLSHVYPNGKADINHFQAAGGMAFLIRELLEAGLLHENVNTVAGYGLSRYTREPFLVDGELVWREGPIESLDESILRPVARAFSGEGGLRVMEGNLGRGVMKVSAVAPEHQIVEAPARVFQDQQQLADAFKAGELEHDFVAVMRFQGPRSNGMPELHKMTPFLGVLQDRGFKVALITDGRMSGASGKIPAAIHVSPEASIGGALARVQDGDMIRVDGVKGTLQLLVDEAEFAARTPAVGTLDNAVGTGRELFAFMRQAFSSAEQGASTFTSSLENLK, from the coding sequence ATGCATCCCCGCGTTCTTGAAGTCACCGAGCGTCTTATTGCCCGCAGTCGTGCCACCCGCGAGGCGTATCTGGCGCTTATTCGTGGCGCTGCCGGCGACGGCCCGCAACGCGGCAAGCTGCAATGCGCGAACTTCGCCCACGGCGTGGCAGGGTGTGGCACTGAAGATAAAAACAGCCTGCGGATGATGAACGCGGCCAACGTGGCAATTGTTTCGTCATATAACGACATGCTCTCGGCGCATCAGCCGTACGAGCACTTTCCAGAACAAATCAAAAAAGCCCTGCGTGAAATTGGCTCCGTGGGTCAGTTTGCAGGTGGCACGCCAGCCATGTGTGACGGCGTGACCCAGGGTGAGCCGGGCATGGAACTGAGCTTGCTGAGCCGTGAAGTGATTGCCTTGTCCACGGCCGTGGCGCTTTCCCACAACATGTTCGATGCAGCGCTGATGCTGGGTATTTGCGACAAGATCGTGCCGGGCCTGCTGATGGGCGCACTGCGTTTTGGTCACTTGCCGACCATCTTTGTGCCGGGCGGGCCGATGCCGTCGGGCATTTCCAACAAGGAAAAAGCCGACGTGCGTCAGCGCTACGCCGAAGGCAAGGCCAGCCGCGAAGAGCTGCTGGAATCGGAGATGAAGTCCTACCACAGCCCCGGCACCTGCACGTTCTACGGCACCGCCAACACCAACCAGTTGCTGATGGAAGTCATGGGCCTGCATTTGCCGGGCGCCTCTTTCGTTAATCCTTACACACCGTTGCGTGATGCGCTGACGCGCGAAGCCGCCCATCAGGTTACCCGTCTGACCAAGCAAAACGGCGATTTCATGCCGCTGGGCGAGATCGTGGACGAGCGTTCGCTGGTCAACTCCATCGTGGCATTGCACGCCACCGGCGGCTCGACCAACCACACCCTGCACATGCCGGCGATTGCCATGTCGGCGGGTATCCAGCTGACCTGGCAGGACATGGCCGACTTGTCCGAGGTGGTGCCGACCCTGTCCCACGTGTACCCGAACGGCAAGGCCGATATCAACCACTTCCAGGCCGCTGGCGGCATGGCGTTCCTGATTCGCGAACTGCTGGAAGCCGGTCTGCTCCACGAAAACGTCAACACGGTGGCGGGCTATGGCCTGAGCCGCTACACCCGCGAACCGTTCCTGGTGGATGGCGAACTGGTCTGGCGCGAAGGCCCGATTGAAAGCCTCGACGAGTCGATCCTGCGCCCGGTAGCCCGTGCGTTCTCTGGCGAGGGTGGCCTGCGAGTCATGGAAGGCAACCTGGGCCGTGGCGTGATGAAGGTTTCGGCGGTCGCGCCGGAGCATCAGATCGTCGAAGCCCCGGCGCGGGTGTTCCAGGACCAGCAGCAACTGGCCGATGCGTTCAAGGCCGGCGAGCTGGAGCACGACTTTGTGGCCGTGATGCGTTTTCAGGGGCCGCGTTCTAACGGCATGCCCGAGCTGCACAAGATGACGCCGTTTCTGGGTGTGTTGCAGGACCGCGGCTTCAAAGTGGCACTGATTACCGACGGGCGGATGTCAGGCGCGTCGGGCAAGATCCCGGCAGCCATTCATGTCAGCCCCGAGGCTTCGATTGGCGGCGCGCTGGCGCGGGTTCAGGACGGCGACATGATTCGCGTGGACGGGGTAAAAGGTACGTTGCAACTGCTGGTGGATGAGGCAGAATTTGCCGCACGCACCCCGGCTGTCGGCACGCTGGATAATGCCGTCGGCACCGGGCGTGAGTTGTTTGCGTTTATGCGTCAGGCCTTCAGTTCGGCCGAGCAGGGCGCGAGCACCTTTACCTCGTCCCTGGAAAACCTCAAATGA
- the gap gene encoding type I glyceraldehyde-3-phosphate dehydrogenase: protein MTLRIAINGFGRIGRNVLRALYTQGYRQDLQIVAINDLGDSTINAHLLKYDTVHGTFDANVEHDQESLTVNGDRISVTAIRNPAELPWAALNIDVVFECTGLFTERSKAQAHITAGARKVIISAPGKNADATVVYGVNHDILRQSHQIISNASCTTNCLAPVAQILHREFGIENGLMTTIHAYTNDQNLTDVYHSDPYRARSATQNMIPSKTGAAEAVGLVLPELAGKLTGMAVRVPVINVSLVDLTIELKRETTAAEVNALFKEAGQHSKVLGYNTLPLVSSDFNHNPLSSIFDANHTKVSGKLLKVLAWYDNEWGFSNRMLDNCLALHNAE from the coding sequence ATGACTCTACGAATCGCAATCAATGGTTTTGGCCGTATCGGCCGTAACGTCCTGCGCGCACTGTATACCCAAGGCTACCGTCAGGACCTGCAGATCGTCGCCATCAACGATCTGGGTGACAGTACGATCAATGCCCATCTGCTCAAATACGACACGGTTCATGGCACGTTCGACGCCAATGTCGAACACGATCAGGAAAGCCTGACCGTCAATGGTGACCGCATCAGCGTGACCGCCATTCGCAATCCGGCCGAACTTCCGTGGGCGGCACTGAACATCGATGTGGTGTTTGAATGCACAGGTTTGTTCACTGAACGCAGCAAGGCACAAGCGCATATTACCGCTGGCGCCCGTAAGGTGATTATCTCCGCTCCCGGCAAAAATGCCGATGCGACGGTGGTCTACGGTGTCAACCACGACATTCTGCGCCAATCCCATCAAATTATTTCCAATGCTTCCTGCACCACCAACTGCCTGGCACCGGTGGCGCAAATCCTGCACCGCGAGTTCGGCATTGAAAACGGCCTGATGACCACCATCCATGCCTACACCAATGACCAGAACCTGACCGACGTCTACCACTCGGATCCGTACCGCGCACGTTCGGCCACCCAGAACATGATCCCGAGCAAAACCGGCGCCGCCGAAGCCGTGGGCCTGGTATTGCCCGAACTCGCCGGCAAGCTCACCGGCATGGCCGTGCGGGTACCGGTGATCAACGTGTCGCTGGTCGACCTGACCATTGAACTCAAGCGCGAAACCACCGCAGCTGAAGTCAACGCGCTGTTCAAGGAAGCCGGCCAGCACTCCAAAGTACTGGGTTACAACACCCTGCCGCTGGTATCGAGCGACTTCAACCACAACCCGCTGTCGTCGATTTTCGATGCCAATCACACCAAAGTCAGTGGCAAGCTGCTTAAAGTGCTGGCTTGGTACGACAACGAGTGGGGCTTCTCCAACCGCATGCTTGATAACTGCCTGGCGCTGCACAACGCGGAGTGA
- a CDS encoding methylglyoxal synthase — protein sequence MIGISFTTATLAARKRIALVAHDHCKGFLLDWAERHKAQLSQHDLCATGTTGLLLGQRLGLPIESMISGPLGGDQQVGARIAEQRVDMLVFFWDPFEPQPHDPDIKALLRVAAVWNIPVACNECSADYLLSSPLMSQPHEHRIPDYSAYLKGRA from the coding sequence ATGATCGGTATCAGCTTCACCACGGCCACCCTGGCGGCGCGCAAGCGCATCGCCCTGGTGGCCCATGATCACTGCAAGGGCTTTTTGCTGGACTGGGCCGAGCGCCATAAAGCGCAGCTCAGCCAGCATGACCTGTGCGCCACCGGCACCACCGGGCTGCTGCTGGGCCAGCGCCTGGGGTTGCCGATCGAAAGCATGATCAGCGGCCCCCTGGGCGGCGATCAGCAAGTGGGGGCGCGGATCGCCGAGCAGCGGGTCGACATGCTGGTGTTCTTCTGGGATCCGTTTGAGCCCCAGCCCCACGACCCGGACATCAAGGCATTGCTGCGGGTTGCGGCAGTGTGGAACATCCCCGTGGCGTGCAATGAATGCAGCGCCGACTACCTGCTCAGCAGCCCTTTGATGAGCCAGCCCCACGAACACCGCATCCCGGACTACAGCGCGTACCTCAAGGGCCGTGCCTGA
- a CDS encoding RNA polymerase sigma factor → MSQSHFNQVFLTQRVSLLRTLERMVNNHSTAEDLLQETYLRVTRALSERTVEHLEPFVFQTARNLALDHLRARRIQSRTVVEDVPSEVIEGVASPLSTPEEAHQAAQLLERLSVSLSQLSARQQRIFILSRLHGCSYQEIAEELDVSLSTVQKELKLIMAICIGVADRLNRP, encoded by the coding sequence GTGAGCCAGTCCCACTTCAATCAAGTCTTCCTTACCCAACGGGTATCCCTGCTGCGCACGCTGGAGCGGATGGTCAACAACCACAGCACCGCCGAAGACCTGCTGCAGGAGACTTACCTGCGCGTAACCCGGGCCTTGAGCGAGCGTACCGTCGAGCACCTTGAGCCCTTTGTGTTCCAGACCGCACGCAATCTGGCACTGGACCACCTGCGCGCCCGGCGCATCCAGTCACGCACCGTGGTCGAAGATGTGCCCAGCGAGGTTATCGAAGGCGTTGCCTCCCCCCTCAGCACCCCCGAAGAAGCCCATCAAGCCGCGCAATTGCTGGAGCGCCTGAGTGTGAGCCTGAGCCAGTTAAGCGCCCGTCAACAACGGATTTTCATCCTCAGCCGCCTGCACGGCTGCAGTTATCAAGAGATTGCCGAAGAGCTTGACGTTTCCTTGAGCACGGTTCAAAAGGAACTCAAACTGATCATGGCAATCTGCATCGGGGTAGCCGACAGACTCAATCGCCCTTAA
- a CDS encoding FecR family protein, with protein sequence MTDTHKSAVPELAHDVLQDSAMDQALDWLITLECASDEQKRAFETWLNADPAHAQAFAKANAIWNGEPLLAAAQNLQIRRTPSLLRRIGRHWKHLATAAVVIISVGSYSNVPLRLQADHLTVVGERQRLQLEDGSKVLLNTNSAFSSKVVNAQSSARLYQGEAYFEIPADLEFPLVLDAGPVRVSVRDTAFAVSYLNGEAQVRVQRGDVDLRVNSAGAQMRLSAGNSVRIGPNGFSKTARLNPQTDLAWVQGRLVFENCPMGKVLDEVRRYYPGWIVNNNDKLANVAVTGNYRLDQPLDIVRSLAHITSSSLSEFPALVILN encoded by the coding sequence GTGACGGACACTCACAAATCTGCCGTGCCAGAACTGGCGCACGACGTGCTGCAGGACAGCGCCATGGATCAGGCTCTGGACTGGCTGATTACCCTTGAGTGTGCGAGCGACGAACAAAAGCGCGCCTTCGAAACCTGGCTCAATGCCGACCCTGCCCATGCCCAGGCCTTTGCCAAGGCCAACGCGATCTGGAACGGCGAACCGCTTTTGGCCGCCGCGCAAAACCTGCAAATCCGCCGCACGCCCAGCCTGCTGCGGCGCATCGGGCGGCACTGGAAGCACCTGGCAACCGCCGCAGTGGTGATTATCAGCGTCGGCAGCTACAGCAATGTCCCGTTACGCCTGCAAGCCGATCACCTGACCGTGGTGGGCGAGCGTCAGCGCCTGCAACTTGAAGACGGCTCCAAAGTGCTGCTTAACACCAACTCGGCGTTTTCCAGCAAGGTGGTCAATGCCCAGAGCAGCGCGCGCCTGTATCAGGGCGAAGCGTACTTCGAGATCCCCGCCGATCTGGAGTTCCCGCTGGTACTCGACGCCGGCCCCGTGCGCGTCAGCGTGCGCGACACCGCCTTTGCGGTGAGCTACCTCAACGGCGAGGCGCAGGTGCGGGTGCAACGCGGCGATGTCGATTTACGGGTCAATAGTGCCGGCGCACAAATGCGCCTCTCGGCCGGTAACAGCGTGCGCATTGGCCCCAACGGCTTCAGCAAGACCGCCCGGCTCAACCCCCAGACCGACCTGGCCTGGGTACAGGGGCGCCTGGTGTTTGAAAACTGCCCGATGGGCAAGGTGCTGGACGAAGTGCGGCGCTACTACCCCGGCTGGATCGTCAACAACAACGACAAACTCGCCAACGTGGCAGTCACCGGCAACTACCGGCTGGATCAGCCGCTGGATATCGTCCGTTCACTGGCCCACATCACCTCAAGTAGCCTTTCAGAATTTCCGGCTTTGGTAATTCTTAATTAA